A stretch of the Leptidea sinapis chromosome 17, ilLepSina1.1, whole genome shotgun sequence genome encodes the following:
- the LOC126969093 gene encoding sentrin-specific protease 1-like isoform X2, with protein MKSVAAYIRSLLGWCEDDAQIRTPNKRFRSDPDEVWLDEQGPKRLKNIQNTTFPAMSSKDRHYKNVRYVPIQLDGNHPSTSTPYINSGTERNVPIQIVGRAQNGSTTPSRKPRIHTPIHPIKAVLVDEDDDDDEEVTIIESKPQTNKPKEVYLTLDDDDENQTEDDDIIFVKKISSPPIKQYKFFPSKNVGVREFSDTSGVKYKMIRHNKDRNTASSKVYSPIRNNSKIGKLYKKQPTIPLPNWVKERASINSRVKNSYELNGNTQSTLLRLFNIEEKNNFRELIKKVAETNKSFQAYRPIDIINLADESASYRLTRKTQKSSLNEIKQLQKDIKVANDNDSEYDPITVTSINSESDVDIIPSESSTVSSVRIDPINTLKDSYNDKSVTSSDWLQKLETKYRKKKQENQEKLKDASNESNIISKVNFECNLAQLRHKLKFDLCIPESFIEEEPAKVELPPLTAEQEKIVSKALGPGPAGQVVIEKFSLRITRRDLQTLSGLNWLNDEVINFYMNLLMQRSQEKKDLPKVYATNTFFYPKLMQSGQAGLKRWTRKVDIFAHDLMVIPVHLGIHWCMSIIDFREKKISYMDSMGSPNNKCLDALLKYLRDEHQDKKGQPFDDSGWSTANLKDIPQQMNGSDCGMFACTFAEFSTRNARYTFTQAHMPYLRRKAALEIVQGKLLL; from the exons ATGAAGTCCGTTGCGGCTTACATTCGCAGTTTATTAGGATGGTGTGAAGATGATGCTCAAATAAGAACTCCTAACAAAAGATTCAG gtCTGATCCCGATGAAGTGTGGCTTGACGAACAAGGTCCCAAAAGATTGAAAAACATACAGAATACAACTTTTCCTGCTATGTCTTCAAAAG acaGGCACTATAAAAATGTAAGATATGTGCCCATACAATTAGACGGTAATCATCCCAGTACATCTACTCCTTACATTAACAGTGGAACTGAGAGAAATGTACCAATTCAGATAGTAGGTAGAGCACAGAACGGATCCACAACTCCCTCAAGAAAACCTAGAATTCATACTCCTATTCATCCAATTAAGGCTGTTCTTGTTGATgaggatgatgatgatgatgaagag GTAACAATAATAGAGTCAAAACCCCAAACAAATAAGCCCAAGGAGGTGTACTTGACTttggatgatgatgatgaaaatcaGACTGAAGATGACgacataatttttgttaaaaagatATCAAGCCCACCAATTAAACAATACAAATTCTTTCCAAGCAAAAATGTTGGTGTACGAGAATTTAGTGATACCAGCGGGGTTAAGTATAAAATGATTCGACACAATAAAGATCGAAATACTGCATCGTCAAAAGTATACAGTCCTATAAGAAATAATTCGAAAATtggtaaattatataaaaaacaaccaACTATACCCTTGCCAAATTGGGTCAAAGAGAGGGCTTCCATAAATTCGCGTGTAAAAAATTCGTATGAATTAAATGGAAATACACAGTCTACATTATTAAGATTGTTTAATATAGAAGAAAAGAATAATTTTAGAGAGTTAATTAAGAAAGTTGCTGAAACCAATAAATCTTTCCAAGCTTACAGACCTATTGATATTATAAATCTAGCAGATGAATCTGCTTCATATAGATTAACAAGAAAGACGCAGAAAAGTTCCCTCAATGAAATTAAACAATTACAAAAGGATATTAAAGTGGCTAATGATAATGACAGTGAATATGATCCAATCACAGTGACCTCAATTAATTCTGAATCTGATGTAGATATAATACCATCAGAATCTTCTACTGTATCATCTGTCAGAATTGATcctataaatacattaaaagacTCTTATAATGACAAAAGTGTCACATCCAGTGATTGGCTACAAAAGTTGGAAACAAAATATAGGAAAAAGAAACAGGAGAATCAGGAAAAGTTGAAAGATGCAAGCAATGAgtcaaatattatatcaaaagtaAATTTTGAATGTAACCTAGCACAATTGAGGCATAAGTTAAAGTTTGACTTGTGTATACCTGAGAGTTTTATTGAGGAGGAACCAGCTAAAGTAGAATTACCTCCATTAACAGCCGAACAGGAGAAAATTGTAAGCAAGGCTTTAGGTCCAGGACCGGCCGGACAAGTGGTCATTGAAAAGTTTAGTTTAAGAATAACAAG ACGTGATCTCCAAACACTGTCGGGCCTCAACTGGTTGAATGACGAAGTAATAAACTTCTACATGAACCTACTGATGCAGCGCAGCCAGGAAAAAAAAGATCTACCGAAAGTATATGCCACAAACACTTTCTTCTATCCAAAGCTAATGCAGAGTGGACAAGCCGGGCTCAAACGCTGGACACGAAAG GTTGACATATTTGCCCACGACTTGATGGTGATCCCCGTGCATTTAGGAATCCACTGGTGCATGAGCATCATTGATTTTCGAGAGAAGAAGATATCATACATGGACAGCATGGGCAGTCCGAACAATAAATGTTTGGATGCTTTACTTAAATATCTGAGAGACGAACACCAAGATAAGAAGGGCCAGCCCTTTGATGACAGTGGGTGGAGCACTGCTAACTTAAag GACATTCCACAACAAATGAATGGCAGCGACTGTGGCATGTTTGCATGCACGTTTGCTGAGTTCAGCACTCGGAATGCGCGCTACACCTTCACACAGGCGCATATGCCCTATTTGAGACGAAAGGCTGCATTGGAAATAGTGCAAGGCAAACTCTTATTGTAA
- the LOC126969093 gene encoding sentrin-specific protease 1-like isoform X1 has product MKSVAAYIRSLLGWCEDDAQIRTPNKRFRSDPDEVWLDEQGPKRLKNIQNTTFPAMSSKDIILNEDRHYKNVRYVPIQLDGNHPSTSTPYINSGTERNVPIQIVGRAQNGSTTPSRKPRIHTPIHPIKAVLVDEDDDDDEEVTIIESKPQTNKPKEVYLTLDDDDENQTEDDDIIFVKKISSPPIKQYKFFPSKNVGVREFSDTSGVKYKMIRHNKDRNTASSKVYSPIRNNSKIGKLYKKQPTIPLPNWVKERASINSRVKNSYELNGNTQSTLLRLFNIEEKNNFRELIKKVAETNKSFQAYRPIDIINLADESASYRLTRKTQKSSLNEIKQLQKDIKVANDNDSEYDPITVTSINSESDVDIIPSESSTVSSVRIDPINTLKDSYNDKSVTSSDWLQKLETKYRKKKQENQEKLKDASNESNIISKVNFECNLAQLRHKLKFDLCIPESFIEEEPAKVELPPLTAEQEKIVSKALGPGPAGQVVIEKFSLRITRRDLQTLSGLNWLNDEVINFYMNLLMQRSQEKKDLPKVYATNTFFYPKLMQSGQAGLKRWTRKVDIFAHDLMVIPVHLGIHWCMSIIDFREKKISYMDSMGSPNNKCLDALLKYLRDEHQDKKGQPFDDSGWSTANLKDIPQQMNGSDCGMFACTFAEFSTRNARYTFTQAHMPYLRRKAALEIVQGKLLL; this is encoded by the exons ATGAAGTCCGTTGCGGCTTACATTCGCAGTTTATTAGGATGGTGTGAAGATGATGCTCAAATAAGAACTCCTAACAAAAGATTCAG gtCTGATCCCGATGAAGTGTGGCTTGACGAACAAGGTCCCAAAAGATTGAAAAACATACAGAATACAACTTTTCCTGCTATGTCTTCAAAAG atattatattaaatgaagacaGGCACTATAAAAATGTAAGATATGTGCCCATACAATTAGACGGTAATCATCCCAGTACATCTACTCCTTACATTAACAGTGGAACTGAGAGAAATGTACCAATTCAGATAGTAGGTAGAGCACAGAACGGATCCACAACTCCCTCAAGAAAACCTAGAATTCATACTCCTATTCATCCAATTAAGGCTGTTCTTGTTGATgaggatgatgatgatgatgaagag GTAACAATAATAGAGTCAAAACCCCAAACAAATAAGCCCAAGGAGGTGTACTTGACTttggatgatgatgatgaaaatcaGACTGAAGATGACgacataatttttgttaaaaagatATCAAGCCCACCAATTAAACAATACAAATTCTTTCCAAGCAAAAATGTTGGTGTACGAGAATTTAGTGATACCAGCGGGGTTAAGTATAAAATGATTCGACACAATAAAGATCGAAATACTGCATCGTCAAAAGTATACAGTCCTATAAGAAATAATTCGAAAATtggtaaattatataaaaaacaaccaACTATACCCTTGCCAAATTGGGTCAAAGAGAGGGCTTCCATAAATTCGCGTGTAAAAAATTCGTATGAATTAAATGGAAATACACAGTCTACATTATTAAGATTGTTTAATATAGAAGAAAAGAATAATTTTAGAGAGTTAATTAAGAAAGTTGCTGAAACCAATAAATCTTTCCAAGCTTACAGACCTATTGATATTATAAATCTAGCAGATGAATCTGCTTCATATAGATTAACAAGAAAGACGCAGAAAAGTTCCCTCAATGAAATTAAACAATTACAAAAGGATATTAAAGTGGCTAATGATAATGACAGTGAATATGATCCAATCACAGTGACCTCAATTAATTCTGAATCTGATGTAGATATAATACCATCAGAATCTTCTACTGTATCATCTGTCAGAATTGATcctataaatacattaaaagacTCTTATAATGACAAAAGTGTCACATCCAGTGATTGGCTACAAAAGTTGGAAACAAAATATAGGAAAAAGAAACAGGAGAATCAGGAAAAGTTGAAAGATGCAAGCAATGAgtcaaatattatatcaaaagtaAATTTTGAATGTAACCTAGCACAATTGAGGCATAAGTTAAAGTTTGACTTGTGTATACCTGAGAGTTTTATTGAGGAGGAACCAGCTAAAGTAGAATTACCTCCATTAACAGCCGAACAGGAGAAAATTGTAAGCAAGGCTTTAGGTCCAGGACCGGCCGGACAAGTGGTCATTGAAAAGTTTAGTTTAAGAATAACAAG ACGTGATCTCCAAACACTGTCGGGCCTCAACTGGTTGAATGACGAAGTAATAAACTTCTACATGAACCTACTGATGCAGCGCAGCCAGGAAAAAAAAGATCTACCGAAAGTATATGCCACAAACACTTTCTTCTATCCAAAGCTAATGCAGAGTGGACAAGCCGGGCTCAAACGCTGGACACGAAAG GTTGACATATTTGCCCACGACTTGATGGTGATCCCCGTGCATTTAGGAATCCACTGGTGCATGAGCATCATTGATTTTCGAGAGAAGAAGATATCATACATGGACAGCATGGGCAGTCCGAACAATAAATGTTTGGATGCTTTACTTAAATATCTGAGAGACGAACACCAAGATAAGAAGGGCCAGCCCTTTGATGACAGTGGGTGGAGCACTGCTAACTTAAag GACATTCCACAACAAATGAATGGCAGCGACTGTGGCATGTTTGCATGCACGTTTGCTGAGTTCAGCACTCGGAATGCGCGCTACACCTTCACACAGGCGCATATGCCCTATTTGAGACGAAAGGCTGCATTGGAAATAGTGCAAGGCAAACTCTTATTGTAA